From Fusarium oxysporum f. sp. lycopersici 4287 chromosome 13, whole genome shotgun sequence, one genomic window encodes:
- a CDS encoding hypothetical protein (At least one base has a quality score < 10), which produces MALAIVASFFVSESPRWLMMVGKREEAAAVLVDLRRLPADHPRLEKEIKDIEDSVTGIGSSFTGIVKETFTVPSNLRRLQQALLSYALAQLSGANSVTSYFIPIMSIMGIGGGTSESMFLSGMYGFSKFIFSLIASFFFIDALGRRRSLFIGITLQLISHVYIGVFIKYHQEGPVSSSASQAAIAAVFFHAFGYAVGLFVLPYIFGGELWPNRLRSFGGAVSQTFHWLFIYAVKYSIPSLLKTTDNWGAFLFFAGWCFLALIYVFFMVPEISGLSVEEIDYLFKGSWFNAYKRARRHPVIDSVEDGKNKLPEEPGSKNLVPQLSLVKGNELDEPLKTFR; this is translated from the exons ATGGCTTTGGCTATTGTTGCTAGCTTCTTTGTTAGTGAATCTCCCCGATGGCTTATGATGGTTGGTaagcgagaagaagctgccgCCGTGCTGGTGGACCTACGACGTCTTCCAGCAGACCATCCTCGCCTAGAAaaggagatcaaggataTTGAGGACTCAGTTACTGGTATCGGATCCAGCTTCACAGGAATAGTTAAAGAGACGTTCACTGTCCCTTCTAATCTACGCCGCCTCCAACAAGCTCTGCTTTCCTATGCCCTGGCTCAACTCTCAGGTGCCAATTCAGTCACGTCGTATTTTATCCCTATCATGAGTATCATGGGCATAGGAGGAGGCACATCCGAGAGTATGTTCTTGAGCGGCATGTACGGCTTCTCCAagttcatcttcagccttatcgcatctttcttctttatCGATGCCCTCGGACGACGCCGATCTCTATTTATCGGTATAACACTTCAGCTTATTTCGCACGTCTACATCGGAGTATTTATCAAGTACCATCAAGAAGGTCCTGTATCCTCCTCTGCATCTCAAGCGGCTATCGCTGCTGTTTTCTTCCACGCTTTTGGATATGCTGTTG GTCTTTTTGTTCTGCCCTACATCTTTGGAGGAGAGCTCTGGCCTAACCGTCTTCGTTCATTCGGTGGCGCTGTCAGCCAAACCTTCCACTGGCTCTTCATTTACGCCGTCAAATATAGCATTCCCTCGCTTCTCAAGACAACTGATAACTGGGGAGCGTTCCTCTTCTTTGCTGGTTGGTGCTTTCTCGCGTTGATATATGTTTTCTTTATGGTTCCAGAGATCTCAGGCCTGAGCGTGGAGGAAATTGATTATCTGTTCAAGGGTTCTTGGTTTAATGCTTATAAACGCGCTCGACGACATCCTGTTATTGATAGCGTTGAGGATGGGAAGAACAAGCTCCCTGAGGAACCGGGCAGTAAGAATCTAGTGCCTCAGCTGAGTTTGGTCAAGGGcaatgagcttgatgagccTCTCAAGACATTTAGATAG
- a CDS encoding hypothetical protein (At least one base has a quality score < 10): MLEGRVAGLQSHDHATPPQSTSAAASNDESTSSIPYTPEGRDGTSDLSSRVGMLDFRTTQTEPQYLGSSSSFAFSRIINLSLSSNLPTAPTLAHLSDRRSSPSPCLLPDYDVAVKLSDAYFKHIHPQYPFLHEPTFRTWEAMLYDSSQDFTETGFSFTPLFFLNMVYAVAALLLPNTQSLAGQLYISAQIYTDVLSKDNIESIQALLCYAMYSLRSLEGPSLWKISGLALRQCIELGYHRGVKQFAPAANLLQQEMRKRVFWVAQGIDCTVAVRLGRPLGIPPQEIDAEFPSDVDDSAITDTGILGSPRNHSSQPTTSMSTAIHVFKLRYLWARIHTSLFSDTVRLSIDDHTYHARIEQLRVDLDTWLTNAPQARPHESDDLSIFAKKAWYETNYSHTILLLYRGQLVEYKESLQKIFEDCIEASRNICQTYRRLYIGTAIRYTWGTLHCLFLAGLTYLHCLWTSPAAWDSIRPEDVSKTCTDCTMVLVAIAEGWQAAAPYRDTFEALASRVIAMVFNKSRAVQASFPPPSVAETREPDTWGHWINDMANAGVLEGVDGLLAGFIGDLTTHINS, encoded by the exons ATGCTGGAGGGACGCGTCGCCGGCCTCCAGAGTCACGATCACGCTACTCCACCTCAATCCACGTCAGCTGCAGCAAGCAACGACGAGAGCACGTCATCGATCCCTTATACACCTGAGGGTCGAGATGGGACCAGCGACTTGTCTTCCAGAGTGGGCATGCTGGACTTCCGCACCACACAGACGGAGCCGCAGTACCTAggctcatcatcttcatttgCATTCTCCCGCATCATTAACCTTTCTCTTAGTAGCAACCTCCCCACTGCGCCTACCCTGGCTCACCTCAGCGATAGGCGCAGCTCGCCGTCTCCATGCTTGCTACCAGACTATGACGTCGCCGTTAAGCTGAGTGATGCCTACTTCAAACATATCCATCCCCAGTATCCATTCCTACATGAACCGACTTTTAGGACTTGGGAGGCAATGCTCTATGATTCGTCGCAAGACTTTACTGAGACTGGGTTCTCTTTCACACCGTTATTCTTTCTCAATATG GTATATGCTGTCGCTGCGCTGCTCTTACCAAACACTCAGTCCTTAGCCGGC CAACTTTACATATCTGCTCAAATATATACCGATGTACTATCGAAGGATAATATTGAATCCATTCAAGCTCTGTTGTGCTACGCTATGTACTCTCTCCGCTCCCTTGAAGGACCATCTTTATG GAAAATCTCTGGTCTGGCACTACGACAGTGCATTGAATTAGGGTATCATCGCGGAGTTAAGCAGTTTGCACCCGCCGCGAACTTACTCCAACAGGAGATGCGCAAGAGAGTTTTCTGGGTCGCCCAAGGTATAGACTGCACTGTTGCTGTACGGTTGGGGCGGCCTTTAGGTATTCCACCTCAAGAAATCGATGCTGAG TTCCCGTCAGACGTGGATGACTCTGCTATCACTGACACTGGTATCTTGGGCTCTCCAAGAAACCATTCCAGCCAGCCAACAACATCGATGTCTACCGCCATTCACGTATTCAAGTTACGTTATCTCTGGGCTCGCATACACACATCACTGTTTTCAGACACCGTACGCCTAAGCATTGACGATCATACGTACCATGCTCGAATCGAACAGCTACGAGTAGACCTGGACACGTGGTTGACAAATGCCCCTCAAGCACGACCCCATGAAAGTGATGACTTGTCTATATTTGCCAAAAAAGCATGGTATGAAACCAATTACAGCCACACAATACTTCTTCTCTATAGGGGTCAGCTTGTAGAGTATAAAGAATCACTCCAGAAGATCTTCGAGGACTGCATCGAGGCGTCGAGAAACATCTGCCAAACATATCGTCGGCTGTACATAGGCACGGCTATAAGGTACACATGGGGTACTCTACACTGTCTGTTCTTAGCAGGACTGACTTACTTGCATTGCTTATGGACGTCACCGGCAGCATGGGACTCAATTCGACCAGAAGATGTCAGCAAGACATGTACGGATTGTACAATGGTTTTGGTGGCGATCGCTGAGGGCTGGCAAGCTGCTGCCCCATATCGTGATACGTTTGAAGCTCTAGCGAGTCGTGTCATCGCAATGGTATTCAACAAGAGCCGCGCTGTGCAGGcatcttttcctcctcccaGTGTGGCTGAAACTAGGGAGCCAGATACATGGGGTCACTGGATTAATGATATGGCAAATGCCGGAGTTCTGGAAGGGGTCGATGGACTTTTGGCAGGATTCATTGGCGATTTAACGACACATATTAATTCATAA
- a CDS encoding hypothetical protein (At least one base has a quality score < 10), which translates to MQQIANRNRRPGAFRRRRVPGSRAHQACLHCKDKKLKCDDRVPSCANCERLSITCLVLDQQSKKSRPRNYLEMLEGRVAGLQSHDHATPPQSTSAAASNDESTSSIPYTPEGRDGTSDLSSRVGMLDFRTTQTEPQYLGSSSSFAFSRIINLSLSSNLPTAPTLAHLSDRRSSPSPCLLPDYDVAVKLSDAYFKHIHPQYPFLHEPTFRTWEAMLYDSSQDFTETGFSFTPLFFLNMVYAVAALLLPNTQSLAGQLYISAQIYTDVLSKDNIESIQALLCYAMYSLRSLEGPSLWKISGLALRQCIELGYHRGVKQFAPAANLLQQEMRKRVFWVAQGIDCTVAVRLGRPLGIPPQEIDAEFPSDVDDSAITDTGILGSPRNHSSQPTTSMSTAIHVFKLRYLWARIHTSLFSDTVRLSIDDHTYHARIEQLRVDLDTWLTNAPQARPHESDDLSIFAKKAWYETNYSHTILLLYRGQLVEYKESLQKIFEDCIEASRNICQTYRRLYIGTAIRYTWGTLHCLFLAGLTYLHCLWTSPAAWDSIRPEDVSKTCTDCTMVLVAIAEGWQAAAPYRDTFEALASRVIAMVFNKSRAVQASFPPPSVAETREPDTWGHWINDMANAGVLEGVDGLLAGFIGDLTTHINS; encoded by the exons ATGCAGCAGATCGCAAACAGAAACCGGCGGCCTGGGGCTTTCAGGCGACGCCGTGTCCCGGGCAGTAGAGCACACCAGGCTTGCCTCCACTGTAAAGATAAGAAACTCAAG TGCGATGATAGAGTCCCGAGCTGTGCTAACTGCGAGAGGCTGAGCATAA CTTGCTTGGTCCTGGATCAACAATCCAAAAAATCACGACCTCGAAATTATCTTGAGATGCTGGAGGGACGCGTCGCCGGCCTCCAGAGTCACGATCACGCTACTCCACCTCAATCCACGTCAGCTGCAGCAAGCAACGACGAGAGCACGTCATCGATCCCTTATACACCTGAGGGTCGAGATGGGACCAGCGACTTGTCTTCCAGAGTGGGCATGCTGGACTTCCGCACCACACAGACGGAGCCGCAGTACCTAggctcatcatcttcatttgCATTCTCCCGCATCATTAACCTTTCTCTTAGTAGCAACCTCCCCACTGCGCCTACCCTGGCTCACCTCAGCGATAGGCGCAGCTCGCCGTCTCCATGCTTGCTACCAGACTATGACGTCGCCGTTAAGCTGAGTGATGCCTACTTCAAACATATCCATCCCCAGTATCCATTCCTACATGAACCGACTTTTAGGACTTGGGAGGCAATGCTCTATGATTCGTCGCAAGACTTTACTGAGACTGGGTTCTCTTTCACACCGTTATTCTTTCTCAATATG GTATATGCTGTCGCTGCGCTGCTCTTACCAAACACTCAGTCCTTAGCCGGC CAACTTTACATATCTGCTCAAATATATACCGATGTACTATCGAAGGATAATATTGAATCCATTCAAGCTCTGTTGTGCTACGCTATGTACTCTCTCCGCTCCCTTGAAGGACCATCTTTATG GAAAATCTCTGGTCTGGCACTACGACAGTGCATTGAATTAGGGTATCATCGCGGAGTTAAGCAGTTTGCACCCGCCGCGAACTTACTCCAACAGGAGATGCGCAAGAGAGTTTTCTGGGTCGCCCAAGGTATAGACTGCACTGTTGCTGTACGGTTGGGGCGGCCTTTAGGTATTCCACCTCAAGAAATCGATGCTGAG TTCCCGTCAGACGTGGATGACTCTGCTATCACTGACACTGGTATCTTGGGCTCTCCAAGAAACCATTCCAGCCAGCCAACAACATCGATGTCTACCGCCATTCACGTATTCAAGTTACGTTATCTCTGGGCTCGCATACACACATCACTGTTTTCAGACACCGTACGCCTAAGCATTGACGATCATACGTACCATGCTCGAATCGAACAGCTACGAGTAGACCTGGACACGTGGTTGACAAATGCCCCTCAAGCACGACCCCATGAAAGTGATGACTTGTCTATATTTGCCAAAAAAGCATGGTATGAAACCAATTACAGCCACACAATACTTCTTCTCTATAGGGGTCAGCTTGTAGAGTATAAAGAATCACTCCAGAAGATCTTCGAGGACTGCATCGAGGCGTCGAGAAACATCTGCCAAACATATCGTCGGCTGTACATAGGCACGGCTATAAGGTACACATGGGGTACTCTACACTGTCTGTTCTTAGCAGGACTGACTTACTTGCATTGCTTATGGACGTCACCGGCAGCATGGGACTCAATTCGACCAGAAGATGTCAGCAAGACATGTACGGATTGTACAATGGTTTTGGTGGCGATCGCTGAGGGCTGGCAAGCTGCTGCCCCATATCGTGATACGTTTGAAGCTCTAGCGAGTCGTGTCATCGCAATGGTATTCAACAAGAGCCGCGCTGTGCAGGcatcttttcctcctcccaGTGTGGCTGAAACTAGGGAGCCAGATACATGGGGTCACTGGATTAATGATATGGCAAATGCCGGAGTTCTGGAAGGGGTCGATGGACTTTTGGCAGGATTCATTGGCGATTTAACGACACATATTAATTCATAA
- a CDS encoding methylisocitrate lyase — protein sequence MSKSIVNTKPYPFHFEASEYPAIKPNGKGVTVEYTNCRGARPSLQASKLRAMVQEAHGDPSKILANVCSYDALSSRLCEEAGFPVVFLAGYPMASAFGLPDTGYIAFGEVVNKIQEVAREVNVPILVDGDTGYGSPMNVRRTVQGFAQAGAAGIMLEDQSWPKRCGHTAGKSVVSRSEAYARWQAAVDARNEGLDIWILARTDSLIHGYDEALTRARKAIEIGVDAVFVEALPDRESMERLRKDLDFPVVANIIEGGKTQNLSAKDLAELGYSIVCYPWTLVAAKLKSIRETLENIKGSMTVGKPPVVLSYDEVCEGVGFNKYFEIEERYQYEGRANGANGHQWKD from the exons ATGTCCAAGTCCATCGTCAACACCAAACCCTACCCTTTCCACTTCGAGGCAAGCGAGTATCCCGCCATCAAGCCCAATGGAAAAGGAGTGACGGTTGAATACACCAACTGTCGGGGGGCAAGACCCTCCCTGCAAGCTTCCAAGCTCAGAGCCATGGTGCAAGAGGCGCACGGGGATCCCTCCAAGATTCTCGCCAATGTCTGCAGCTATGATGCCTTGAGTTCTCGTTTATGCGAGGAGGCTGGATTTCCTGTTGTCTTTCTGGCTGGGTACCCTATGGCGTCTGCATTTGGACTCCCTGATACAGGGTATATTGCTTTTGGAGAAGTTgtcaacaagatccaagaggTAGCCAGGGAGGTGAATGTTCCTATTCTGGTAGATGGCGATACTGGTTATGGAAGCCCGATGAATGTTCGCCGAACGGTCCAAGG ATTTGCACAGGCTGGAGCTGCTGGGATCATGCTCGAGGACCAATCGTGGCCAAAGC GCTGTGGCCACACTGCTGGAAAAAGTGTGGTGTCCCGAAGCGAAGCCTATGCTCGCTGGCAGGCCGCTGTCGACGCTAGAAACGAGGGCCTGGACATCTGGATCCTCGCCCGCACGGACAGTCTGATTCACGGATACGACGAGGCACTTACCAGGGCACGCAAGGCCATCGagattggtgttgatgccgTATTTGTTGAAGCACTCCCTGATCGCGAGTCCATGGAACGTCTTCGTAAGGACCTCGACTTCCCAGTGGTTGCCAACATCATTGAGGGTGGCAAAACACAGAACCTCTCCGCAAAGGACCTCGCCGAACTTGGCTATAGCATTGTCTGCTATCCTTGGACTCTTGTTGCTGCTAAGCTGAAGAGTATAAGGGAGACACTGGAGAACATCAAGGGTTCTATGACGGTTGGGAAGCCTCCTGTTGTTCTATCGTATGACGAGGTTTGTGAGGGTGTCGGATTCAATAAGTactttgagattgaggagagGTATCAATACGAAGGACGGGCTAATGGAGCCAACGGACACCAGTGGAAGGATTAG